A stretch of the Malus domestica chromosome 08, GDT2T_hap1 genome encodes the following:
- the LOC114826422 gene encoding agamous-like MADS-box protein AP3 translates to MLHLHQWVPTHRYPTQFQPETLSISDIHIFRSDLRREREREREMARGKIQIRRIENSTNRQVTYSKRRNGLFKKANELTVLCDAEVSLIMVSSSGKVHEYISPSTTTKQLLDQYQKTLGIDIWSSHYEAMQQHLKKLKEVNMNLRRQIRQRVGDCLNDLSFDELRGLEEEMKAAVDVIRQRKVRMISNKIDTTKKKVKSQADVNMSLHELYAREGIHYE, encoded by the exons ATGCTCCATCTCCATCAATGGGTCCCCACACATCGATATCCGACCCAATTTCAACCCGAAACCCTTTCTATTTCTG ATATTCATATTTTCAGATCGGatttgaggagagagagagagagagagagagagatggcgaGGGGGAAGATCCAGATCAGGAGGATAGAGAACTCGACCAACAGGCAGGTGACCTACTCCAAGAGAAGGAACGGACTCTTCAAGAAGGCCAACGAGCTCACCGTCCTCTGCGACGCCGAGGTCTCTCTCATCATGGTTTCGAGCTCCGGCAAAGTCCACGAGTACATTAGCCCCTCCACCAC AACAAAGCAATTGCTGGATCAGTACCAGAAGACTCTTGGAATCGATATTTGGAGCTCGCACTACGAG GCAATGCAACAGCATTTGAAGAAGCTGAAGGAGGTGAACATGAATCTTCGGAGGCAGATCAG GCAGAGAGTTGGGGATTGTCTGAACGATCTGAGTTTCGATGAACTGCGTGGTCTCGAGGAAGAGATGAAAGCCGCCGTCGACGTCATTCGCCAGCGCAAG GTTCGGATGATCTCTAATAAGATTGATACAACCAAGAAAAAG GTAAAGAGCCAAGCAGATGTGAACATGAGTCTCCACGAACTT tatgcgAGGGAAGGTATACACTATGAATAA
- the LOC114826385 gene encoding V-type proton ATPase subunit a3-like — MVTTEAAGGGCCPTMDLLRSEPMQLVQLIIPIESSRHAISYLGDLGLFQFKDLNAEKSPFQRTYATQIKRCGEMARRLRFFNEQMKKAGLSPSTRSMISNDIDLDNLEVKLGELEADLLEINANNEQLQRTYSELLEYKLVLQKAGEFFNSAQSTAAALQRELEVQHSMERSIDSPLLLEQEMTTDLSKHVKLGSVSGLVPREKSMAFERILFRATRGNVFLKQAVVNDRVVDPVSGEKVEKNVFIIFYSGERAKNKILKICEAFGANRYPFTDDLGKQFQMINEVSGKLSELKTTIDAGLLHRSSLLQTIGHQYEQWNLLVKKEKSIYHTLNMLSIDVSRMCLVAEGWCPVYASNQIQNALQRASLDSNSQLGAIFQVLHTKEPPPTYFRTNKFTSAFQEIVDAYGVAKYQEANPGVYTIITFPFLFAVMFGDWGHGICLLLASLYFIIRERKFSSQKLGDIVEMTFGGRYIIMMMALFSIYTGLIYNEFFSVPFELFGKSAYGCRDPSCRDATTVGLTKVRDTYPFGVDPKWHGSRSELPFLNSLKMKMSILLGVAQMNLGIVLSYFNAKFFADKLNIWYQFVPQMIFLNSLFGYLSLLIIVKWCTGSQADLYHVMIYMFLSPTDDLGENQLFWGQRFLQILLLLSALVAVPWMLFPKPYFLKKQHEERHQGQSYALLHSGEDPLDEEHHPSLHGHEEFEFTEVFVHQLIHTIEFVLGAVSNTASYLRLWALSLAHSELSSVFYDKVLLLAWGYNNVIILIIGIIVFICATVGVLLVMETLSAFLHALRLHWVEFQNKFYEGSGYKFYPFSFALLSEEDE, encoded by the exons ATGGTGACGACGGAAGCGGCGGGAGGAGGGTGCTGTCCGACGATGGATCTGCTGCGGTCGGAGCCAATGCAGTTAGTGCAACTCATCATTCCGATCGAGTCGTCTCGCCACGCCATCTCCTACCTCGGCGATCTCGGCCTCTTTCAATTCAAAGAC CTCAATGCGGAAAAGAGCCCGTTCCAGCGAACATACGCCACTCAG ATCAAACGGTGTGGTGAAATGGCTCGGAGGTTACGGTTCTTCAATGAACAAATGAAGAAGGCCGGCTTGTCACCCTCAACAAGGTCCATGATTAGCAATGACATCGATCTCGATAACTTGGAG GTTAAACTTGGTGAACTTGAAGCCGATCTGTTAGAAATTAATGCGAACAATGAACAATTACAACGCACTTACAGTGAATTGTTAGAATATAAACTTGTTCTGCAGAAG GCTGGCGAGTTTTTTAATTCAGCTCAAAGCACTGCTGCAGCTCTGCAGAGAGAACTTGAAGTGCAGCATAGTATGGAAAGATCCATCGACAGTCCATTATTACTTGAACAA GAAATGACAACAGACCTATCAAAACATGTTAAGCTTGGATCTGTTAGTGGTCTTGTTCCAAGAGAAAAATCGATGGCTTTTGAAAGGATTCTGTTTCGTGCAACCAGGGGTAATGTGTTTCTGAAGCAGGCTGTGGTCAATGACCGTGTCGTTGATCCTGTGTCAGGAGAGAAA gttgagaaaaatgtgtttATCATCTTCTATTCTGGAGAAAGAGCAAAGAACAAAATTCTGAaaatatgtgaagcttttggagcaaaCCGTTACCCATTTACAGATGACTTGGGAAAACAATTTCAGATGATTAACGAG GTGTCTGGAAAACTTTCAGAGCTGAAGACTACCATAGATGCTGGATTGTTGCACAGAAGCAGTTTATTACAGACAATTGGCCATCAATATGAGCAGTGGAACCTTCTG gtgaagaaggaaaaaTCCATTTACCATACGTTAAACATGCTAAGCATTGATGTGAGTAGAATGTGTCTTGTTGCAGAAGGTTGGTGTCCTGTATATGCATCAAACCAG ATTCAAAACGCATTGCAGCGGGCATCCTTAGATAGCAACTCTCAACTTGGCGCCATATTCCAGGTTTTGCATACAAAGGAACCACCACCGACATATTTCCGCACAAACAAATTCACTTCTGCTTTTCAAGAAATTGTTGATGCATACGG GGTCGCCAAGTATCAGGAGGCTAATCCAGGCGTATACACCATTATCACATTCCCTTTCCTTTTTGCTGTAATGTTTGGAGATTGGGGACATGGTATTTGCTTGTTGCTGGCATCACTCTATTTCATAATCCGGGAGAGGAAGTTTTCTAGCCAG AAACTCGGGGACATCGTAGAAATGACATTTGGTGGCCGTTATATTATTATGATGATGGCGCTGTTCTCAATTTACACAGGACTGATATATAATGAATTCTTTTCGGTCCCATTTGAGTTATTTGGGAAATCTGCCTATGGGTGCCGTGACCCATCTTGTAG AGACGCTACTACAGTCGGTTTGACTAAGGTTCGTGACACTTATCCGTTTGGTGTGGATCCCAAATGGCATGGTTCTCGATCTGAGTTACCATTTCTTAATTcattgaagatgaagatgtcAATCCTACTTGGAGTAGCCCAGATGAATCTTGGAATCGTTTTGAGTTACTTTAATGCAAAATTCTTTGCGGATAAACTGAATATTTG GTACCAATTTGTTCCTCAGATGATATTTTTAAACAGCCTGTTTGGCTACCTTTCTCTCCTAATTATTGTGAAATGGTGCACTGGTTCACAAGCCGATTTGTACCATGTAATGATATACATGTTCCTGAGTCCTACTGACGACCTCGGTGAAAATCAGCTTTTTTGGGGGCAAAGATTCCTTCAG ATTTTGTTACTGCTATCGGCTCTTGTTGCTGTACCATGGATGCTGTTTCCAAAGCCTTATTTCTTGAAGAAACAGCATGAGGAG AGGCACCAAGGTCAATCCTACGCACTGCTTCACAGCGGCGAGGACCCTCTTGACGAGGAGCACCACCCAAGTTTACATGGTCATGAGGAATTTGAATTCACCGAAGTCTTTGTACACCAACTCATACATACCATAGAATTTGTGCTTGGAGCGGTGTCTAATACAGCTTCGTATCTACGTTTATGGGCACTCAG TTTGGCGCATTCGGAGTTGTCCAGTGTATTTTACGACAAGGTTCTACTTCTAGCCTGGGG GTACAACAATGTGATCATTCTGATCATTGGCATAATCGTCTTTATATGCGCGACAGTCGGAGTGCTGCTAGTGATGGAGACCTTGAGTGCATTCTTACACGCCTTGAGGCTTCACTGGGTGGAGTTCCAGAACAAGTTCTATGAGGGCTCTGGTTACAAATTCTATCCCTTCTCATTTGCATTGCTCAGCGAGGAGGACGAATGA